The Heyndrickxia vini genome contains a region encoding:
- a CDS encoding prephenate dehydrogenase translates to MQGNIFIIGLGLIGGSIALSIKKSYPDVKIIGYDVDPNITHQAKILKVIDHEENSLQHGAENADFIIISIPVVETEKMIERISHFQLKENVIVTDTASTKKSIINKAAILTEKGICFIGGHPMAGSHKSGVTAAREHLFENAFYILSSVSKISNERINDLKQLLNGTNAKFLELSADEHDKMTGILSHFPHIIAASLVGQARSYQAEYPLLSRLAAGGFRDITRIASSNPSMWADITIRNKQVLLSLLTEWNQDMENIRSIIEQDDYEKIFQFFVQAKTYRDELPVHTKGVLHSFYDLYVDVPDYPGIISEITGYLAEERISITNIRILEMREDIYGVLRISFQNAEDRENAKKCLENRTSYELFIQ, encoded by the coding sequence TTGCAAGGAAATATATTTATTATAGGTTTAGGACTAATTGGAGGATCTATTGCCTTATCAATTAAAAAATCGTATCCCGATGTGAAAATTATCGGGTATGATGTTGATCCTAACATAACACACCAAGCGAAAATCCTTAAAGTTATTGATCACGAAGAAAACAGTTTACAACATGGTGCGGAAAATGCTGATTTTATTATCATATCTATTCCTGTTGTAGAAACAGAAAAAATGATTGAACGAATCTCGCATTTTCAATTAAAAGAAAATGTGATTGTAACCGATACAGCTAGTACAAAAAAATCAATAATAAATAAAGCAGCTATCCTAACAGAAAAAGGGATTTGCTTCATTGGCGGTCATCCGATGGCTGGTTCCCATAAAAGTGGCGTCACAGCTGCAAGAGAGCATTTATTTGAAAATGCATTTTACATTCTATCCTCTGTTTCAAAAATATCGAATGAAAGAATAAACGATTTAAAACAATTACTTAATGGTACAAATGCGAAGTTTTTGGAATTGTCAGCAGATGAACATGATAAAATGACAGGAATTTTAAGTCACTTTCCACATATCATTGCTGCCTCACTCGTAGGTCAGGCGCGTTCATATCAAGCTGAATATCCTTTGCTATCAAGGCTTGCGGCAGGTGGATTTCGAGACATTACGAGAATTGCCTCGTCCAATCCAAGTATGTGGGCGGATATTACAATTAGAAATAAACAGGTGTTATTAAGTTTATTAACTGAGTGGAATCAAGATATGGAAAATATTCGCAGTATTATAGAACAAGATGATTATGAAAAGATTTTTCAGTTTTTTGTTCAGGCGAAAACCTATCGGGACGAATTACCTGTCCATACGAAAGGTGTTTTACATTCATTTTATGATTTGTATGTTGATGTACCTGACTATCCGGGTATAATTTCTGAAATAACAGGCTATTTAGCAGAAGAAAGAATTAGTATTACAAATATTAGGATCTTAGAAATGCGTGAAGATATTTATGGTGTCCTGAGAATCAGTTTTCAAAATGCAGAAGATCGCGAAAATGCAAAAAAATGTTTGGAAAATCGAACTTCGTATGAATTATTTATACAATAG
- the aroA gene encoding 3-phosphoshikimate 1-carboxyvinyltransferase yields the protein MNIVELHPANIGLKGAIKVPGDKSISHRAIMFGAIANGITIVRNFLQGADCRSTIECFRKLGVKIEESIDEIKIYGNGFDGLKEPVDILDVGNSGTTTRLILGLLAGRPFHTVIIGDESIAKRPMHRVTLPLQEMGAIIQGRNHGNYTPLSIVGGQLNPIKYEMPVASAQVKSALLLAALQIDGETTIIEPVSTRDHTERMIKQFGGKINIEQHVIKITGKQKLHGAKINVPGDISSAAFFMVAAALIENSNVVLENVGLNPTRIGVIEVLKEMGADIHIHENNDQTEPVGDITVKTSQLKGIEIGGDLIPRLIDELPIIALLATQAEGTTIIKNAEELKVKETNRIDTVVKELKTLGADIEATNDGMIIKGKVQLHGGHVHSHGDHRIGMMLSIASLISKDAVHLEGTDAINVSYPTFFEDLNQLLTNK from the coding sequence ATGAATATAGTTGAGCTTCATCCAGCAAATATAGGATTAAAAGGAGCAATCAAAGTTCCGGGAGATAAATCAATCTCACATCGTGCCATTATGTTTGGTGCGATTGCAAATGGGATCACAATAGTTAGAAACTTTTTACAAGGTGCAGACTGTCGAAGTACAATCGAATGCTTTCGGAAATTAGGTGTGAAAATAGAAGAGTCAATCGATGAGATTAAAATATATGGAAACGGATTTGATGGCTTAAAAGAGCCTGTCGACATATTGGATGTTGGAAATTCAGGAACTACGACACGTCTTATTCTTGGCTTATTAGCGGGAAGGCCATTCCACACAGTTATAATTGGTGATGAATCAATTGCCAAAAGACCTATGCATAGAGTAACACTTCCCCTTCAAGAAATGGGGGCAATTATTCAAGGGAGAAATCATGGTAATTATACTCCTTTATCGATTGTTGGGGGTCAATTAAATCCGATAAAATACGAGATGCCTGTAGCTAGCGCTCAAGTAAAATCAGCCCTGTTGTTGGCTGCATTACAAATTGATGGTGAAACGACCATAATAGAACCAGTTTCGACGCGTGATCACACAGAGAGAATGATTAAACAATTCGGCGGTAAAATTAACATCGAACAACATGTGATTAAAATTACAGGGAAACAAAAGCTCCATGGCGCGAAAATAAATGTTCCTGGAGATATTTCTTCCGCAGCGTTTTTTATGGTTGCAGCAGCATTAATCGAGAATAGTAACGTAGTTCTGGAAAATGTAGGTCTAAACCCAACAAGAATTGGTGTCATTGAAGTCCTTAAAGAAATGGGTGCAGATATTCATATCCATGAAAATAATGACCAAACGGAACCGGTAGGAGATATCACAGTTAAAACTTCACAGTTAAAAGGGATAGAGATTGGCGGGGACTTAATCCCGCGCTTAATAGATGAATTGCCAATTATTGCTCTTCTTGCGACACAGGCAGAAGGAACAACCATCATTAAAAATGCTGAAGAATTAAAAGTGAAAGAAACGAATCGTATCGATACGGTTGTAAAAGAGTTGAAAACTTTGGGTGCAGATATCGAAGCGACAAACGATGGAATGATAATTAAGGGCAAAGTCCAGCTACATGGGGGACATGTTCATAGCCATGGTGACCATCGAATAGGAATGATGCTGAGTATTGCCTCATTAATTTCAAAAGATGCCGTCCACCTTGAAGGTACAGACGCTATAAACGTTTCCTATCCAACATTTTTTGAAGATTTAAATCAACTACTAACAAATAAGTAA
- a CDS encoding tetratricopeptide repeat protein — MNKIQQIIHFLEQGELEKAKDSISKVKTSGNHEDIYLLAEELLQLGFLIEAKDLFAYLLSLYPDEGELKVTLAEILIEMDNEEEAISYLDSVNEADPDFPRSLLILADLYQMQGLAEVSEYKLLQAKEILPDEPIVDFALGELYASIGRDIEAINYYEELIVSGNETIAGVNIHSRVGEALSSAGKFEEALPYFEKSLAANNEINTLFAYALTAYQAGFYKKGIELFNQLKTIDPEYHSLYLYLAKCYESEEELQNSLRVVKEGIAVDEYNKELFQFGGKLALKMGNEELAETYFRNALALDPGYIDAALTLNKLFLHQNRYEDVLDLISQMEKEGDMDPQLHWDAAVSSQKLEKFRDALNHYQQAYNDLKNNLEFLADFGYFMIEDGKRSEALTIFRSLVHEDPLNEEWTSLLERLEEN, encoded by the coding sequence ATGAATAAAATTCAGCAAATCATACATTTTTTAGAACAAGGTGAACTAGAAAAAGCAAAGGATAGTATTTCTAAGGTAAAAACATCTGGGAATCACGAAGACATATACTTACTTGCAGAAGAATTATTACAATTAGGCTTCTTAATTGAGGCAAAAGATTTATTTGCGTATCTACTGTCATTATATCCCGATGAAGGAGAACTGAAAGTAACATTGGCAGAAATATTAATTGAAATGGATAATGAAGAAGAAGCAATCTCCTATTTAGATTCAGTCAATGAGGCAGATCCTGACTTCCCAAGATCATTATTAATTTTAGCCGATTTGTATCAAATGCAAGGTTTAGCAGAGGTAAGTGAATATAAATTATTGCAAGCTAAAGAAATTTTGCCTGATGAACCTATTGTTGATTTTGCTTTAGGTGAATTATATGCTTCAATTGGGAGAGATATCGAAGCAATTAACTATTATGAAGAATTAATTGTTTCCGGAAATGAAACAATTGCTGGAGTTAATATACACAGTCGTGTTGGTGAGGCACTAAGCTCAGCAGGAAAATTTGAAGAAGCACTCCCATATTTTGAAAAAAGTTTAGCAGCAAATAATGAAATAAATACATTATTTGCTTATGCATTAACGGCATATCAGGCAGGTTTTTACAAGAAGGGAATCGAATTATTTAATCAGTTGAAGACGATTGATCCTGAATACCACTCACTTTACTTATATTTAGCAAAATGCTATGAAAGTGAAGAAGAACTTCAAAACTCCTTGAGAGTAGTCAAAGAAGGAATAGCTGTTGATGAGTATAATAAAGAGCTATTTCAATTTGGAGGAAAGCTTGCTTTGAAAATGGGTAACGAAGAACTGGCTGAAACTTATTTTCGCAATGCGTTAGCATTAGACCCAGGGTATATTGACGCAGCATTAACTTTAAACAAGTTATTTTTACATCAAAATAGATATGAGGACGTATTAGACCTTATTTCACAAATGGAAAAAGAGGGTGACATGGACCCACAATTACATTGGGATGCTGCGGTATCATCTCAAAAACTTGAGAAATTTCGAGATGCATTAAACCACTATCAGCAAGCATATAATGATTTAAAAAATAATCTAGAATTTTTAGCGGATTTTGGATACTTTATGATTGAAGATGGAAAACGATCGGAAGCTTTAACTATTTTTCGATCTCTCGTACATGAAGATCCATTAAATGAAGAATGGACTTCACTTTTGGAACGACTAGAAGAAAACTAA
- a CDS encoding ReoY family proteolytic degradation factor: MAATPVSVNEKKDFIRWFLNHYQLKRRESVWILNYLMSHDQLMEKVHFVDEAQFCPRGLIMSTHCVENVPFRFYKENIMTTDAEKSFHDIRLNRDEDIYIQLNFKAANLSYQYAAVLEENPFMPNLLHINDEDRVIAEKFLQQSIVSFQKEKLLSKIDEALDNHDLITFRKLTEQLKQL; the protein is encoded by the coding sequence TTGGCTGCCACCCCTGTATCTGTCAACGAGAAGAAGGATTTTATACGATGGTTTTTAAATCATTATCAACTAAAGAGAAGAGAATCAGTTTGGATTTTGAACTATCTAATGAGCCATGACCAATTGATGGAGAAAGTTCATTTTGTTGACGAAGCTCAGTTTTGTCCCCGTGGATTAATCATGTCAACCCATTGTGTGGAAAATGTTCCGTTCCGTTTTTATAAGGAAAACATCATGACAACAGATGCAGAAAAATCATTCCATGATATTCGCTTAAATAGGGATGAGGATATTTATATCCAACTTAACTTTAAAGCTGCAAATCTTTCTTATCAATATGCAGCAGTACTAGAAGAAAACCCATTTATGCCAAACTTATTACACATAAATGATGAGGATCGAGTCATTGCTGAAAAGTTTTTACAACAAAGTATTGTAAGTTTCCAGAAAGAAAAATTATTAAGCAAGATTGATGAAGCATTAGATAATCATGATTTGATCACCTTCCGAAAATTAACAGAGCAGTTAAAACAACTTTAG
- a CDS encoding YpiF family protein, whose amino-acid sequence MLWNSKDVEVYLKEQEFIDTAVVPLLPISFGPEMKQAASQGEFIDLLSMHLERQFKGRMLLFPAFTYLSTLEKEQQMNMLQNWEVKLKETGFKHIFYLTSDSSWTNQDKVKNIIWLPSVPLEHMDEQYKHSIMEDQVKQLINIIVQKWQTIK is encoded by the coding sequence ATGCTTTGGAATAGTAAAGATGTAGAAGTATATTTAAAAGAACAAGAATTTATTGATACAGCGGTTGTACCACTATTGCCCATTTCATTTGGTCCAGAAATGAAACAAGCAGCATCCCAAGGAGAATTTATTGATTTATTATCCATGCATCTTGAGAGACAATTTAAAGGTAGAATGCTTCTTTTTCCCGCATTTACTTATTTATCAACGTTGGAAAAAGAACAACAAATGAACATGCTTCAAAATTGGGAGGTGAAATTAAAAGAAACTGGATTTAAACACATCTTTTATTTAACTTCTGATAGTTCATGGACCAATCAGGATAAAGTTAAAAATATCATATGGTTACCGTCGGTCCCACTTGAACATATGGATGAACAATATAAACATTCAATAATGGAAGACCAAGTTAAGCAATTAATTAATATTATTGTTCAAAAATGGCAAACTATAAAATAA